The following proteins come from a genomic window of Musa acuminata AAA Group cultivar baxijiao chromosome BXJ1-7, Cavendish_Baxijiao_AAA, whole genome shotgun sequence:
- the LOC135679282 gene encoding transcription factor SPATULA-like yields the protein MDAHSRSLCSGSSGHAYYQGNQDQISFLLGHLSPTCSSYPSSDFPLAGAEDGFGAVGSSLLHSRMKSPDQDLDSLDCEIEVSEEPPKLAPARTSSSKRNRAAEVHNLSEKRRRSRINEKMKALQSLIPNSSKTDKASMLDEAIEYLKQLQLQVQMLSMRNSLSQHPMFLSGGLQPLQALPMGIDFGLGANRAVNAVGMLPLNQVSSVPNTFDLSPSSNQSASIPSVINITKLETPVAMEPSQSHHGSFLLPVSIEDILTREMITQQQPDTRHSPRNLTGESSKTPPRFFNIENEVNSMAADAAQHPGGQASSSVGADHVAECMLGRVRLQDAPLKEPPEKEEFIQHLRR from the exons ATGGATGCTCACAGCAGAAGCCTCTGCAGCGGCAGCAGCGGCCACGCTTATTACCAGGGGAATCAGGATCAGATCTCCTTCTTGCTGGGGCACCTTTCGCCCACTTGTTCTTCCTACCCTTCTTCGGACTTCCCACTGGCTGGTGCGGAGGATGGCTTTGGGGCTGTTGGGTCCTCCCTGCTACATTCCAGGATGAAGTCTCCGGATCAAGATTTGGACTCTCTTGACTGTGAGATCGAG GTGTCCGAGGAGCCCCCAAAGCTGGCTCCGGCTCGGACTTCCAGCTCCAAGAGAAACAGGGCTGCAGAAGTGCACAACTTGTCCGAGAAG AGGAGGAGAAGTAGAATCAATGAGAAAATGAAGGCTTTGCAGAGTCTGATTCCCAATTCCAGCAAG ACAGACAAGGCTTCGATGCTTGATGAGGCCATCGAATATCTCAAGCAATTACAGCTCCAAGTACAG ATGCTTTCAATGAGGAACAGCCTAAGTCAACATCCAATGTTCTTGTCTGGAGGTTTGCAGCCTTTGCAAGCTTTGCCAATGGGTATTGATTTTGGTCTGGGTGCCAACAGAGCAGTGAACGCTGTAGGCATGCTGCCCCTAAACCAAGTATCATCTGTTCCGAACACGTTTGATCTGTCACCGTCGTCCAATCAATCTGCTTCCATACCAAGTGTTATCAATATTACTAAGCTAGAGACTCCAGTTGCAATGGAGCCATCACAGTCCCACCATGGATCTTTTCTATTGCCTGTGTCCATCGAG GATATTCTAACACGAGAAATGATAACACAACAGCAGCCAGATACTAGACATTCTCCAAGGAACCTTACAGGTGAATCATCAAAGACTCCACCTCGCTTTTTCAACATAGAAAATGAGGTGAATTCCATGGCTGCCGATGCTGCCCAACATCCCGGAGGGCAAGCATCATCCTCAGTGGGTGCAGACCATGTTGCGGAATGCATGTTAGGTAGAGTCAGGTTGCAAGATGCGCCATTGAAGGAGCCACCGGAAAAGGAGGAATTCATCCAGCATTTGCGTCGGTAA
- the LOC135679283 gene encoding ethylene-responsive transcription factor RAP2-9-like encodes MEGQLCSTSNSGEPRKPPPPGAGRRVTEGSEGDGGGGSDRTFRGVRMRKWGKWVAEIREPNKRSRIWLGSYSTAVAAARAYDTAVYCLRGRSARLNFPDEILAEDLEAESFSGSAGPGACAMSAASIRKKATEVGARVDALQTGLISSPPPPPQQLGGHQLQLQQPPTRPAKNPDLNQEPAPESSDVD; translated from the coding sequence atGGAGGGGCAGCTGTGCTCCACCTCCAATAGCGGGGAACCGAGAAAGCCTCCGCCGCCAGGGGCCGGGCGGAGGGTGACGGAGGGAAGCGAGGGAGACGGCGGCGGCGGTAGCGACAGAACTTTCAGGGGAGTAAGGATGAGGAAGTGGGGGAAGTGGGTGGCGGAGATAAGGGAGCCCAACAAACGGTCTCGGATTTGGCTGGGGTCCTACTCGACCGCAGTGGCCGCCGCCAGGGCCTACGACACCGCCGTCTATTGCCTCCGGGGCCGCTCCGCCAGGCTCAACTTCCCGGACGAGATCCTCGCGGAGGACCTGGAGGCCGAAAGCTTCAGCGGGAGCGCCGGCCCCGGCGCCTGCGCCATGTCGGCCGCTTCCATCCGGAAGAAGGCCACCGAGGTTGGCGCGAGGGTAGACGCTCTCCAAACGGGACTAATATCATCGCCACCGCCTCCGCCGCAGCAACTAGGAGGTCACCAGCTTCAGCTTCAGCAGCCCCCGACTCGGCCGGCCAAGAACCCTGATCTCAATCAGGAGCCGGCCCCGGAGAGCTCCGATGTGGATTAA